Proteins co-encoded in one Dethiosulfovibrio salsuginis genomic window:
- a CDS encoding sodium:solute symporter family protein has product MTLQSNILGLLAFGGYGLTLILLAGQAFQWKENRRTFYLGGRSISLWPSVGSFGATWMSAASLLGYTVLLHQQGYTAFTTSVNGWMLGLPLLPLAIVRLRKSRALSLPQWLEDRYGDERLRLLSALGLMVVYTVYLVIQFRAFGAIVGSMLDIGRGMASLLVYLFVLYTTFGGLSSVVRSDGLNLMVIVVAVTASAWAIGSQTGWLPSIHQSIRANDPSLLRPWPEGGGFGSFAMALGWGLGVAANPQYCIRLMSCRNRRTAAFTVAISSLVIAWIYLCLTITGLGAKVMMPFVTGPSQEALFSRLMEATLPPLPLAMLMVGVLAAAVSTANSQLLLAASSFCYDLQGEGRIPSQDPMEEDDFLFRNRVAVGAIATVALFLSHLPLPGILQLGRYSWSMVALCFLLPLYMPGISGRKGLFGAMGSALLTYNCLVWFFQMAPEIAMLPSLVMEGLLWWFLGRKP; this is encoded by the coding sequence ATGACCTTACAGTCCAACATACTGGGCCTGTTGGCCTTCGGGGGATACGGCCTGACTTTGATCCTCCTGGCGGGACAGGCCTTTCAATGGAAGGAAAACAGAAGGACATTTTACCTCGGGGGCCGGAGTATCTCGCTCTGGCCCTCCGTCGGATCCTTCGGGGCCACCTGGATGAGCGCCGCTTCGTTGCTGGGCTACACCGTCCTCCTCCATCAGCAGGGCTACACCGCCTTCACCACCTCGGTAAACGGCTGGATGTTAGGGCTCCCTCTCCTACCTCTGGCTATCGTCAGGCTCAGGAAAAGCCGGGCTCTCTCCCTCCCACAGTGGCTGGAGGATCGGTACGGCGACGAAAGACTGCGACTTCTTTCCGCCCTTGGCCTGATGGTCGTCTACACCGTATATCTGGTTATCCAGTTCAGGGCTTTCGGTGCCATTGTGGGATCTATGCTCGATATAGGGAGGGGGATGGCGTCGTTGCTGGTCTACCTTTTCGTCCTCTACACCACCTTCGGCGGACTGTCGTCGGTGGTCAGGAGCGACGGCCTTAACCTTATGGTCATAGTGGTCGCCGTCACCGCCTCCGCTTGGGCCATCGGCTCTCAGACCGGGTGGCTACCGTCTATACATCAGTCAATAAGGGCAAACGACCCTTCTCTCCTTCGTCCCTGGCCGGAGGGAGGGGGATTCGGATCCTTCGCCATGGCACTGGGCTGGGGACTGGGAGTAGCGGCAAACCCCCAATACTGTATCAGGCTCATGTCCTGCCGGAACCGTCGAACCGCCGCCTTTACGGTGGCCATAAGCTCTCTGGTGATAGCGTGGATATATCTCTGTCTGACCATTACGGGACTAGGAGCCAAGGTCATGATGCCCTTCGTGACCGGTCCAAGCCAGGAGGCCCTCTTCTCCAGGCTGATGGAGGCGACTTTGCCCCCTCTCCCTCTGGCTATGCTGATGGTGGGGGTTCTGGCGGCGGCGGTCAGCACGGCGAACTCCCAGCTCCTTCTGGCCGCCTCGTCCTTTTGCTACGACCTCCAGGGAGAGGGGAGAATACCTTCTCAGGATCCTATGGAGGAGGACGACTTTCTGTTCAGAAACAGGGTGGCCGTGGGAGCCATAGCCACGGTGGCCCTGTTTCTCAGCCATCTGCCCCTCCCTGGAATACTACAGCTAGGGAGATACAGCTGGTCCATGGTGGCCCTGTGTTTTCTACTTCCCCTCTACATGCCAGGGATCTCCGGCAGAAAAGGCCTTTTCGGGGCGATGGGGTCCGCCCTGCTGACCTACAATTGCTTAGTGTGGTTCTTTCAAATGGCACCGGAGATCGCCATGTTGCCCTCTCTGGTCATGGAGGGGCTGTTATGGTGGTTTTTAGGGAGAAAGCCATGA
- a CDS encoding sensor histidine kinase, producing the protein MVVFREKAMRASLETRIKGMVTAMALSLTLVLITMSLSMDFRETLAQQREIIGDLTAREGDITSAEAVYIMERQGERWIVTCEKGPGERLLTSDGALWYLRPDRGAILQSVLHRRRHLLVAAMICLLLSAEMAVFMAYWITRPLKRLVWACSRVAKGDLSDIPREKAGSYELETLNDAFNDMVQGLKGWQAMERQISRMERLAALGEVVAGVSHEIKNPLASMRIHLDLIGPSLEGEDVDSLEILSSELDRLNRVVTQLLSFARPSPPLAGPVDPTEILDWCHRMVRVKLRDQGLEWHQEIEENTFIWADRGQLQQLLLNLILNGIEATQDGGAISLKVQKSRDGTALSVEDGGSGIPERIKDRIFDPFVTSKPEGTGLGLSVVYRIVELHRGSIDYRSSEEGTAFDLWFPDEGGDFR; encoded by the coding sequence ATGGTGGTTTTTAGGGAGAAAGCCATGAGGGCCAGCCTGGAGACCAGGATAAAAGGGATGGTCACCGCTATGGCCCTCTCCCTTACCTTGGTGCTTATCACTATGTCCCTGTCCATGGATTTCAGGGAGACCCTCGCCCAACAGAGGGAGATCATAGGTGACCTTACAGCAAGAGAGGGGGATATAACGTCCGCCGAAGCGGTGTACATCATGGAAAGACAGGGAGAGCGGTGGATCGTGACCTGCGAAAAAGGTCCTGGAGAGAGGCTTTTAACCTCCGATGGGGCACTGTGGTACCTGAGGCCCGACAGAGGAGCCATTCTCCAGTCGGTGTTACACAGGAGGAGACATCTCCTGGTCGCGGCGATGATATGTCTTCTTCTGTCCGCGGAGATGGCGGTGTTCATGGCATACTGGATCACCAGACCGCTGAAAAGACTGGTATGGGCCTGCTCCAGAGTGGCCAAAGGCGACCTTTCGGACATACCGAGGGAAAAGGCGGGATCCTACGAGCTGGAGACCCTCAACGACGCCTTTAACGACATGGTCCAAGGCCTTAAGGGCTGGCAGGCCATGGAGAGACAGATATCCCGCATGGAACGGCTGGCGGCCCTCGGAGAGGTAGTCGCCGGAGTCTCCCACGAGATAAAAAATCCCCTTGCGTCCATGAGGATACATCTGGACCTTATAGGCCCCTCCCTGGAGGGAGAGGACGTAGATTCCCTTGAAATCCTGAGCTCCGAACTGGACAGGCTTAATCGGGTGGTAACCCAGCTGCTCTCCTTCGCCAGGCCCTCTCCTCCTCTGGCGGGACCGGTGGACCCCACCGAAATACTGGACTGGTGCCACAGAATGGTCAGGGTTAAACTCAGAGATCAAGGGCTTGAGTGGCATCAGGAGATCGAGGAAAATACCTTTATCTGGGCGGATCGAGGGCAACTACAGCAGCTGCTTCTGAACCTCATACTGAACGGTATAGAGGCCACCCAGGATGGGGGGGCCATATCGTTAAAGGTACAAAAATCCCGTGATGGAACCGCTCTCTCCGTGGAGGACGGTGGATCGGGAATACCTGAGAGGATAAAAGACAGGATATTCGATCCCTTCGTCACGTCAAAGCCCGAGGGAACGGGCCTCGGATTATCGGTGGTATACCGGATAGTCGAGTTACACAGAGGAAGTATAGATTATAGATCGTCGGAGGAGGGAACGGCGTTCGACCTGTGGTTCCCTGATGAAGGAGGGGATTTTCGTTGA
- a CDS encoding sigma-54-dependent transcriptional regulator produces the protein MKIWIVEDERALAEGLKIAFTRKGYHVETVPGLGGLKGLLDGGTPEIVFLDVRLEDGDGLKALPHILQTSPETKVIVMTAFGDSALVVRAIREGAFNYLDKPFPLEAALNMAQRASEAIGLSRKVSRMENARALSMIGSSSGIKKINEFVEKVSRHRDINVLIRGESGTGKEVVARMLHSGAQCHGDFVAINCAAIPETLLETELFGSRKGSFTGASSDKKGLAEMADGGTLFLDEIGDMPLSLQGKLLRFLDSRTFRPIGASREIQVSLNVLCATCVNLEDRISQGSFRPDLFYRISMLPLDLPPLRERGQDISELMAHFLSLYSERLGRSPLIPSQDVEEVFSSYHWPGNVRELKNLVERLFILKDPTDHIISLKDLPQEMLDGLPSDENQGNHDGRPLQLQVDQFERRLLQRALNLSEGNRTKAASALGLSRYALIRRLQKHGID, from the coding sequence TTGAAAATCTGGATAGTCGAGGACGAAAGGGCCCTTGCGGAAGGGCTTAAGATAGCCTTTACCAGAAAGGGCTACCATGTAGAGACCGTTCCCGGCCTAGGAGGACTGAAGGGCCTACTAGATGGTGGAACACCGGAGATAGTCTTTCTGGACGTGAGGCTTGAGGACGGCGACGGATTGAAGGCCCTGCCCCACATACTACAGACATCGCCGGAGACCAAGGTCATAGTGATGACCGCCTTCGGCGACTCGGCCTTGGTAGTAAGGGCCATAAGGGAGGGGGCCTTCAACTACCTAGATAAGCCCTTCCCCCTTGAAGCCGCCCTCAACATGGCCCAAAGGGCATCGGAGGCCATAGGACTGTCGAGGAAGGTCTCCAGGATGGAAAACGCCCGAGCCCTCTCCATGATAGGCTCTTCCTCTGGAATAAAAAAGATCAACGAATTTGTCGAGAAGGTCTCCAGACACAGGGATATCAACGTACTCATAAGGGGAGAGAGCGGCACAGGCAAGGAAGTAGTGGCCCGAATGCTCCACAGCGGGGCCCAGTGTCACGGCGATTTTGTGGCCATAAACTGCGCCGCCATACCGGAAACCCTGCTTGAGACCGAGCTATTCGGCTCCAGAAAAGGCTCTTTCACCGGGGCCAGCTCGGACAAAAAGGGCCTTGCGGAGATGGCCGACGGAGGAACCCTGTTTCTGGACGAGATAGGGGATATGCCTCTGTCCCTACAGGGAAAGCTGCTCCGTTTTCTGGACTCCCGGACCTTCCGCCCTATCGGGGCCTCCAGGGAGATCCAGGTGTCCCTGAACGTCCTCTGCGCTACCTGCGTGAACCTGGAGGATCGGATATCCCAGGGCAGTTTCAGGCCAGACCTTTTTTACAGGATCTCCATGCTGCCTTTGGACCTCCCGCCTCTCAGAGAGAGAGGGCAGGACATATCGGAGCTTATGGCCCATTTCCTGTCCCTCTACAGCGAAAGACTGGGGAGGTCGCCGTTGATTCCCTCTCAGGACGTGGAGGAGGTGTTTTCCTCGTACCACTGGCCGGGCAACGTCAGAGAGCTTAAAAACCTGGTGGAGAGGCTCTTTATACTGAAGGACCCGACGGACCACATCATCTCCCTGAAGGACCTCCCTCAGGAGATGCTGGACGGCCTGCCCTCGGACGAAAACCAGGGAAATCACGACGGTCGCCCTCTTCAGCTACAGGTCGACCAATTCGAGAGGAGACTTCTCCAGCGGGCGCTGAACCTCTCCGAGGGAAACAGGACAAAGGCCGCATCGGCCCTTGGGCTATCGCGGTACGCCCTTATAAGAAGGCTCCAGAAACATGGCATCGATTAA
- a CDS encoding RNA polymerase factor sigma-54, producing the protein MASINVTPSPVQRLELQPLPLPILIQELKILTMPLPELTEHLSSKLGDNLIYRVDPPRSIGDWDGWEERLTSQPSIGDDLIVQMAALPALKGRRDSLSRDLVDWLDYRGYLAGSEVDIAENLGLDPESLTEILDQARGSLDPPGIFARDLTHCLLLQLARMGREQGDGATLLREASEALTSGGYSQAAISLGWTEKRTKAAMDELSRLDPSPGRAERAHPVVPEVALYPDGIRAAVLLEENLPKIRMTPLEWDDHRIDAMTREGLKVVKDMARRYSTKIAVALALGDIQRSYLTGLSPAPGSATLEDVGDRTGYCPSTVQRTASSTWTTTPRGTMPLSNLFSRPLKARPDISVAQLRWVIENRTAIGDGIGRIAKDLGIPVRTVSWHRSKMGK; encoded by the coding sequence ATGGCATCGATTAACGTAACGCCGTCCCCCGTTCAGAGGCTTGAGCTACAACCTCTGCCCCTTCCGATACTCATTCAAGAGCTGAAGATCCTCACCATGCCACTGCCGGAACTTACCGAACATCTTTCATCTAAGCTAGGGGATAACCTGATATACAGGGTGGACCCCCCTAGATCCATCGGGGACTGGGACGGTTGGGAGGAGCGGCTGACCTCCCAACCGTCCATCGGCGACGACCTGATAGTCCAGATGGCGGCCCTTCCTGCCCTAAAGGGAAGAAGGGACTCCCTCTCTCGAGATCTGGTGGATTGGCTGGACTACAGGGGATATCTCGCTGGTTCGGAGGTCGATATCGCCGAGAACCTTGGACTAGACCCTGAATCGTTGACGGAGATACTGGACCAGGCTAGAGGTTCTCTGGATCCGCCAGGCATATTCGCCAGGGATCTCACACACTGTCTGCTCCTACAGCTGGCTAGAATGGGAAGGGAGCAAGGCGACGGGGCAACCCTTCTAAGGGAGGCCTCGGAGGCCCTCACCTCAGGAGGCTACTCTCAGGCCGCCATATCCCTTGGATGGACGGAAAAGAGGACCAAGGCGGCGATGGACGAGCTATCCCGCCTGGACCCCTCCCCCGGGAGGGCCGAGAGAGCCCACCCGGTTGTGCCGGAGGTGGCACTCTATCCCGATGGGATCAGGGCGGCGGTCCTACTGGAGGAGAACTTGCCAAAGATAAGGATGACCCCGTTGGAGTGGGACGACCACAGGATCGACGCTATGACCAGGGAGGGGCTGAAGGTGGTCAAGGACATGGCCAGGCGTTATTCTACCAAGATCGCGGTGGCCTTAGCTCTAGGGGATATTCAGAGGAGCTACCTTACCGGCCTCTCCCCTGCACCAGGATCAGCCACACTGGAGGACGTCGGGGACAGGACGGGATACTGCCCTTCAACTGTTCAGAGGACCGCCTCCTCCACCTGGACCACGACCCCAAGGGGGACCATGCCGCTCTCAAATCTCTTCAGCAGACCTTTAAAGGCCAGGCCGGATATATCGGTGGCCCAGCTACGGTGGGTCATAGAGAATCGAACCGCCATAGGAGACGGCATCGGGCGTATAGCGAAAGACCTAGGGATTCCGGTCAGGACCGTATCCTGGCACAGATCGAAAATGGGAAAATAG
- a CDS encoding response regulator produces MIGSYHIGFLATAQQIDGVRSIFEPQGVLLDVEFMDTNMGFEVETVSNGRDAIARLKSEEEEGRPFGLAIVDWKMPDMDGLETAQRILQNGLNHPPSMLMVTAHRKTEILEEALKAGFSSVLTKPVQPSSLLDAIVALSEDKRPSGKRTENPVSLHLKGAKVLLAEDNDINRDVALHFLADAQAIVTEARDGKEAVDLATKSDFDLILMDIQMPRMDGLEATRTIRSRETHRRTPIIAMTAHAMKGDRERCIEAGMDDHIPKPVDPDVLIATAYRWIFDKSQGEPVLRVRKKEFEESAQFPGIDLAAGLKRSGGDRNRYRSLLDKFIVEFFPLGESTMESLNAGNVQESSRLIHSMKGASATLGLLDVQRLSEDLENSIASGNLELDHIWRELQEREREVHKLLSCLGDSECSEATEVKGITTEEALDILSAIRGYLDVRQPRPILDHLESYRWPERVSGDINRLKDMVSRYRFKDAYSPLDSAIEKLGGERE; encoded by the coding sequence ATGATAGGGTCATATCACATAGGGTTTCTCGCCACAGCACAACAGATAGACGGTGTAAGGTCGATTTTTGAGCCCCAGGGAGTGCTTCTGGACGTAGAGTTTATGGACACAAATATGGGATTTGAGGTCGAGACCGTCTCCAACGGGAGGGACGCCATAGCCAGGCTGAAGTCCGAGGAGGAGGAAGGACGTCCCTTCGGACTGGCCATCGTGGACTGGAAAATGCCGGACATGGACGGCCTGGAGACAGCCCAGAGGATATTGCAGAACGGTCTAAACCATCCTCCAAGCATGTTGATGGTTACGGCTCACAGAAAGACGGAGATTCTGGAGGAAGCCCTTAAGGCAGGCTTCTCATCGGTGCTCACGAAACCGGTGCAGCCATCGTCACTTTTGGACGCCATCGTTGCCTTATCCGAGGACAAGCGTCCTTCCGGGAAAAGGACTGAAAACCCCGTTTCACTCCACCTAAAAGGAGCCAAGGTGCTTCTGGCCGAGGATAACGACATAAACCGAGACGTGGCTCTACACTTCTTAGCGGACGCACAGGCCATAGTGACCGAGGCGCGAGACGGCAAAGAAGCGGTGGACCTGGCGACAAAGTCCGACTTTGACCTGATCTTGATGGACATACAGATGCCCAGGATGGATGGCCTCGAGGCCACCAGAACGATAAGATCCAGGGAGACCCACAGGAGAACCCCCATCATAGCGATGACGGCACACGCAATGAAAGGGGACAGGGAGAGGTGTATCGAAGCGGGAATGGACGACCACATCCCCAAACCTGTTGACCCGGACGTACTTATAGCCACAGCATACAGATGGATCTTCGACAAAAGCCAGGGGGAGCCAGTCCTTCGCGTTCGGAAGAAAGAGTTTGAGGAAAGTGCCCAATTTCCAGGGATCGACCTTGCCGCAGGCCTAAAGAGGTCCGGTGGCGACAGAAACAGGTATAGATCGCTGCTGGACAAGTTTATCGTGGAGTTTTTCCCACTCGGGGAAAGCACCATGGAATCACTTAACGCAGGAAACGTTCAGGAATCATCCAGGCTGATCCACTCTATGAAGGGGGCATCGGCCACACTTGGGCTCCTGGACGTACAGAGGCTATCCGAGGACCTGGAGAACTCCATCGCCTCGGGGAACCTGGAGCTGGACCATATATGGCGAGAGCTTCAGGAACGTGAGCGAGAGGTCCACAAACTACTCTCCTGCCTCGGAGACAGCGAGTGCTCCGAGGCAACGGAGGTCAAGGGGATAACCACCGAGGAAGCTCTCGATATCCTCTCCGCCATCAGAGGATACCTCGACGTCAGACAACCTAGGCCTATACTGGACCATCTGGAATCCTACCGCTGGCCAGAAAGGGTATCGGGCGATATCAATCGACTTAAGGACATGGTGTCTCGCTATAGATTCAAGGACGCCTATTCTCCGTTGGACTCAGCGATCGAAAAACTGGGCGGTGAAAGAGAATGA
- a CDS encoding response regulator codes for MTPYRGTILVVDDTEMNIDFLLSFLSEDYDVSVATNGWDGIDLACSITPDIILLDIVLPDIDGFQVCSCLKDDERTSSIPIIFVTSLEKEVDEARDSGTGAHVQRTGRYVMTIAEYLASKGIKGREISRNEVETLTQASPLHDVGKVGIPDRLLLKPGKLTEEEFEEIKGHGYPTGLKGEEIPLPARIMAVADVYDALRSERP; via the coding sequence ATGACCCCCTACAGAGGGACCATCCTGGTTGTGGACGACACGGAGATGAACATAGATTTTCTGCTTTCCTTCCTGTCGGAGGATTACGACGTCAGCGTTGCGACCAACGGATGGGACGGGATAGATCTGGCCTGTTCCATAACGCCTGACATAATCCTGCTGGACATAGTCCTGCCGGACATAGACGGCTTCCAGGTCTGTAGCTGCCTCAAGGACGACGAAAGAACCTCGTCCATACCAATTATCTTCGTCACGTCCCTGGAGAAAGAGGTCGACGAGGCCAGGGACTCGGGAACCGGCGCCCACGTCCAGAGGACAGGAAGATACGTCATGACTATAGCCGAGTACCTGGCCTCCAAGGGGATCAAGGGGCGGGAGATATCCCGAAACGAGGTTGAGACACTTACCCAAGCGTCCCCCCTCCACGACGTCGGAAAGGTGGGAATTCCTGATCGACTGCTTCTCAAACCTGGCAAGCTGACGGAGGAGGAGTTTGAGGAGATAAAAGGCCACGGTTACCCTACGGGGCTGAAGGGAGAGGAGATTCCCCTCCCGGCTAGGATAATGGCCGTAGCCGACGTCTACGACGCCCTAAGAAGCGAGAGGCCCTAA
- a CDS encoding NRAMP family divalent metal transporter, with protein sequence MATERIVLNDEAESKRKNTLSVLLGAAFLMATSAIGPGFLTQTAVFTEQMKMAFAFAILASILIDIVVQLNIWRILAVSGMRAQDVANKVIPGLGYFLAFAVATGGLVFNIGNVGGAAMGVNVLTGWPIPVGASLSALIAIFIFLRKEMGSAMDKFTQALGFVMIAMVIYMVFKTNPPVGAAIKEAFMPSSINWMIVLTLVGGTVGGYISFAGAHRIIDAGLTGQENLGSISKGSINAIAITGIMRFLLFLAILGVVMMGHKLDPANPPASAFQLGAGDIGYKIFGIILWAAGITSVIGASYTSISFLKTLFKSVGDHHRAWMIGFIVFSTLVLATIGRPVALLIFAGSINGLILPLALISVLLAANKKEIVGDYKHPMWMSLCGYVMAAFTMWMGVKSLSSIMKLFS encoded by the coding sequence ATGGCGACAGAACGAATAGTGCTCAACGACGAGGCGGAGAGCAAAAGGAAGAATACCCTTAGCGTATTGCTAGGTGCGGCGTTTTTGATGGCAACATCGGCCATAGGACCGGGCTTTTTGACCCAGACTGCGGTGTTCACCGAACAGATGAAGATGGCCTTCGCTTTCGCCATCCTGGCGTCCATCCTGATAGACATAGTGGTCCAGCTCAACATCTGGAGGATCCTAGCCGTATCGGGAATGAGAGCCCAGGACGTGGCGAACAAGGTAATCCCGGGACTGGGATACTTCTTGGCCTTCGCCGTGGCGACCGGAGGGCTTGTCTTCAACATAGGAAACGTGGGAGGGGCCGCCATGGGAGTCAACGTACTGACCGGCTGGCCTATACCTGTCGGAGCGTCCCTCAGCGCCCTTATAGCCATCTTTATCTTCCTTCGCAAGGAAATGGGAAGCGCTATGGACAAGTTCACCCAGGCCCTGGGCTTCGTCATGATCGCCATGGTTATCTACATGGTCTTTAAGACAAATCCCCCTGTAGGCGCTGCCATTAAAGAGGCATTCATGCCCTCCAGCATAAACTGGATGATCGTCCTTACCTTGGTTGGTGGAACGGTTGGAGGCTACATCTCCTTCGCCGGAGCCCACAGAATCATCGACGCAGGGCTCACAGGACAGGAGAATCTGGGTTCCATCAGCAAGGGATCCATCAACGCCATAGCCATAACGGGAATCATGAGGTTTTTGCTGTTTTTAGCCATACTTGGTGTGGTCATGATGGGCCATAAGCTCGACCCGGCCAACCCTCCTGCATCGGCCTTCCAGCTTGGAGCGGGAGACATAGGGTACAAGATCTTCGGGATAATCCTCTGGGCAGCGGGAATAACGTCGGTAATCGGGGCATCATACACCTCCATATCGTTCCTGAAGACCCTCTTTAAGTCGGTCGGAGATCACCATAGGGCCTGGATGATAGGATTTATAGTGTTCTCAACCCTGGTCCTCGCTACCATAGGACGACCGGTGGCCCTGCTCATCTTCGCCGGCTCAATCAACGGCCTGATACTCCCTCTAGCTCTCATATCGGTCCTCCTCGCGGCTAACAAAAAGGAGATCGTCGGAGACTACAAACATCCCATGTGGATGTCCCTCTGCGGCTACGTCATGGCGGCCTTCACCATGTGGATGGGGGTAAAGTCCCTTAGCTCCATAATGAAACTCTTCTCCTAG
- the pxpB gene encoding 5-oxoprolinase subunit PxpB, with protein sequence MNETPKVHPAGETCLVVDFGNSISLEINGQVQALRSYLESKNIQGIMEIMPTYRSLAVYFEPVRSDLDRIKSAISEGLASLGESASIGTKEAVIPVCYGGEHGPDLPSVARHHGITEEEVVARHSGKSCYCYMLGFTPGFSYLGGMDESIATPRLETPRELIPAGSVGIAGKQTGIYPIDSPGGWQLIGRTPLAMYDPSKDPATLLDAGLWVRFRPIDQDEYDEIQAKVRQGSYALEIVEKGEMS encoded by the coding sequence ATGAACGAAACCCCTAAAGTCCACCCAGCTGGGGAAACCTGTCTGGTGGTGGACTTCGGAAACTCAATTTCCCTGGAGATAAACGGCCAGGTCCAGGCGCTCAGATCGTACCTGGAGTCGAAAAACATACAGGGAATCATGGAGATAATGCCCACCTACCGGTCCCTGGCTGTGTACTTCGAACCAGTTAGGTCCGATCTGGACAGGATAAAATCCGCCATCTCCGAGGGGCTCGCCTCACTAGGGGAGAGTGCTTCCATAGGCACGAAAGAGGCTGTAATACCGGTTTGCTACGGCGGAGAGCACGGACCGGACCTGCCCTCGGTGGCAAGGCATCACGGCATAACCGAGGAAGAGGTCGTGGCCAGACACTCGGGCAAAAGCTGCTACTGCTATATGCTGGGCTTCACCCCGGGATTTTCCTATCTAGGGGGAATGGACGAATCGATTGCGACCCCAAGGCTGGAGACCCCGAGGGAGCTCATACCGGCGGGAAGCGTGGGAATAGCGGGCAAGCAGACTGGCATATATCCCATAGACAGCCCGGGAGGCTGGCAGCTAATAGGCAGGACCCCTCTCGCCATGTACGATCCGTCCAAGGATCCAGCGACACTGCTGGACGCTGGGCTGTGGGTGAGGTTCAGGCCCATCGACCAGGACGAATACGACGAGATCCAGGCGAAAGTCAGACAGGGCAGCTACGCCCTGGAGATAGTGGAAAAGGGGGAGATGTCGTGA
- a CDS encoding 5-oxoprolinase subunit C family protein — translation MRLEVKSPGMLTTVQDLGRWGHQAIGMPVAGAMDPMALKRGNLMVKNPLNAAALEITVMGPSLTVHGSGLIALTGADLGMAINGVPSEPWRTYSVKDGDGISFSGMKGQGCRAYLCVSGGIDVPSLMGSRSTYLRGKIGGHMGRALAKGDILPCGEPYILWERCEGFSCPDDLRPNYDPTVPLNAVLGPQDDCFTEEGIQTFLSGEYTVSPAADRMGYRMDGPKIEHSAGADIVSDGICLGAVQVPGHGQPIVMMADRQTTGGYTKIAVITGKSVARLAQRLPGESVRFQSMSQDQAIQEARSEAQEIERLRLAVEGWIASPREIVQDQVAPTSGRLALSLEGQRYDVTWERL, via the coding sequence GTGAGACTGGAGGTAAAGTCCCCTGGAATGCTGACCACCGTCCAGGACCTAGGACGATGGGGGCATCAGGCCATCGGCATGCCTGTAGCGGGAGCGATGGACCCTATGGCCCTGAAAAGGGGCAACCTTATGGTCAAAAACCCCCTAAACGCCGCCGCCCTGGAGATAACCGTCATGGGACCGTCCCTCACGGTCCACGGAAGTGGGCTAATAGCCCTCACCGGCGCCGATTTGGGAATGGCTATAAACGGGGTCCCCTCCGAGCCCTGGAGGACCTACTCGGTCAAAGACGGCGACGGCATATCCTTCTCCGGCATGAAGGGACAGGGTTGCCGGGCCTACCTATGCGTCTCAGGGGGGATCGACGTTCCCTCCCTTATGGGCAGCAGATCGACCTACCTCAGAGGCAAGATAGGTGGCCATATGGGCAGGGCCCTCGCAAAGGGAGACATCCTCCCCTGCGGCGAACCCTATATACTCTGGGAAAGGTGCGAAGGCTTCTCCTGCCCCGACGACCTTAGACCCAACTACGATCCGACCGTTCCATTGAACGCCGTACTGGGACCTCAGGACGACTGCTTCACCGAGGAGGGCATCCAGACCTTCCTGTCGGGAGAGTACACCGTATCCCCCGCCGCGGACCGGATGGGATACAGGATGGACGGGCCTAAAATAGAGCATTCAGCCGGGGCGGACATAGTGTCCGACGGCATCTGCCTCGGTGCGGTTCAGGTTCCAGGCCACGGCCAGCCTATAGTCATGATGGCGGACCGCCAGACCACCGGCGGCTACACCAAAATAGCGGTGATCACCGGCAAGTCGGTGGCTCGACTGGCCCAGAGGCTGCCGGGGGAATCGGTACGCTTCCAGTCCATGAGCCAGGATCAGGCCATACAGGAGGCGAGGTCCGAGGCCCAGGAGATCGAGAGACTGAGACTGGCGGTCGAGGGGTGGATAGCGTCTCCCAGGGAGATCGTCCAAGATCAGGTGGCCCCTACCTCCGGCAGGCTGGCTCTGAGCCTTGAAGGCCAAAGATACGACGTCACATGGGAAAGACTTTAG